One part of the Janthinobacterium sp. 17J80-10 genome encodes these proteins:
- a CDS encoding YihY/virulence factor BrkB family protein, with amino-acid sequence MHLISKNAAQILKHPGAFLIKAAKSFLANNGLLLAGAVAYYALLSLVPLLILIVVALSHFIDQGELLQTAGHYLEWLVPSQSTVVVEELSHFLENRSVIGWALLGTMLFFSSLAFSVLNQAMSIIFYHRFLKRRRHFLISALLPYTAILMLGFGILMLTVLAHGVELLGEHDLVLGARHWSLEGVSGLLLYLLGLSSEILMFTLIYWFMPVGRLSFRHALIGGVTAALLWEGVRRLLMWYFAHLSQASVVYGALTTAVVVTLSFELAATLLLFGAQVIAQYELLSGSRTDQAADTTA; translated from the coding sequence ATGCACCTGATAAGCAAAAATGCTGCGCAGATCCTCAAGCACCCCGGCGCGTTTTTAATCAAGGCGGCCAAAAGCTTTCTTGCCAACAATGGTCTGCTGCTGGCCGGGGCGGTGGCTTACTATGCCCTGCTGTCGCTGGTGCCGCTGCTGATCCTGATTGTCGTGGCGCTATCGCATTTCATCGACCAGGGGGAATTGCTGCAGACCGCCGGCCACTACCTGGAATGGCTGGTGCCGAGCCAATCCACGGTGGTCGTGGAGGAACTGTCGCACTTCCTGGAAAACCGTTCCGTAATCGGCTGGGCCTTGCTGGGAACGATGCTGTTTTTCAGCTCGCTGGCCTTCTCGGTCTTGAACCAGGCGATGTCGATCATTTTCTATCACCGATTTCTCAAGCGCCGGCGCCATTTCCTGATTTCCGCGTTGCTGCCATACACGGCCATCCTGATGCTGGGCTTCGGCATCCTGATGCTGACGGTCCTCGCGCATGGCGTGGAACTGCTTGGCGAACACGATCTGGTGCTGGGTGCCCGGCACTGGAGCCTGGAAGGCGTTTCGGGATTGTTGCTGTACCTGCTGGGGCTGTCCAGCGAGATCCTGATGTTTACCCTGATTTACTGGTTCATGCCGGTCGGCCGCCTGTCTTTCCGCCATGCCTTGATCGGCGGCGTGACAGCCGCGCTGTTATGGGAAGGTGTGCGGCGCTTGCTGATGTGGTACTTCGCCCATCTGTCGCAAGCCAGCGTAGTGTATGGCGCGTTGACGACAGCGGTGGTCGTCACGCTGAGCTTTGAACTTGCCGCCACGCTGCTTCTGTTCGGTGCGCAAGTGATTGCGCAATACGAACTCTTGTCCGGCAGCCGCACCGACCAGGCCGCGGACACGACCGCCTAA
- a CDS encoding EAL domain-containing protein: MRFHFGKLTLRTRILFIILLASLPAAGLFVLASSRQYEKSLREAENALMTMARLAASNESKVVQGIKDTLIAISEQPFIQNLDLPTCRTKLASLTKLYPAYDNFSFIDANGNILCAGIPLAVPINVRDRPYFVTMQREQRFVGGAYLVSRVTGLQAASFTLPLLHDGKFNGAITTALHLDEFAFLARDILLPAGTVIVITDPQGIVLTRQPFRPDTAGKPVPAATMGRSLSLQQPHFLEAQGIDGIHRLFAVVPSLFEGRPFFYVYVGLDKSLLAKAARKSLATNLGVLALIVLLSYAGTWLLSRRFLLHPLQRMIAAAQGVSAGDLTTRTGLNHEAGDIGELARHFDAMAHALEVREQANRSASQYIEYIAQHDPLTNLPNRRLLGISLEQQIARMKAAGQPLAVLFINLDRFRLINDSMGQAVGDQLLLTVAMRLEDGVPPESTVAHLGRDEFIGIIPGVGAQEVMSGGVQALVRRMTEPFFIDGERIEIGATVGVSLFPEHNEDGPTLVRFAEVAMHEAKESSTPIRLYSPDMGAIAIKRRVLETELRRALANREFLLVYQPKVDARGKHIVGAEALLRWQHPEKGLLSPAGYIRLAEEIQLIVPIGEWVLRTACLQNKAWQDAGLPPIQIAVNVSAHQFKDPAFVDTVKRALDDSKLDAHYLELEITEGAFLHGSCDVLHGLRRMGIMLAIDDFGTGYSNLGYLKELPVDKLKIDQSFIRDIVRDPNDVAVTRAIINVAQSLNLKVVAEGVEDRPTFDILEQLHCDEIQGYYCGKPQLPEDFSALLQSGHAVPHG, from the coding sequence ATGAGATTCCACTTCGGTAAGTTGACGCTGCGCACGCGCATCTTGTTCATCATCCTGCTTGCATCGCTGCCGGCTGCCGGCTTGTTCGTGCTGGCGAGTTCCAGACAATATGAAAAATCGCTGCGCGAGGCTGAGAATGCCTTGATGACAATGGCGAGGCTGGCGGCGAGCAACGAAAGCAAGGTGGTGCAAGGAATCAAGGACACCTTGATCGCCATTAGCGAACAGCCTTTCATCCAGAATCTGGACTTGCCGACTTGCCGCACCAAGCTGGCGAGCCTGACGAAGCTGTATCCCGCCTATGACAATTTTTCCTTTATTGATGCCAATGGCAATATTTTGTGTGCCGGCATTCCCCTCGCCGTTCCCATCAATGTAAGGGACCGTCCGTATTTTGTAACGATGCAACGTGAACAGCGTTTCGTCGGCGGTGCCTACCTTGTCAGCCGCGTTACCGGGTTGCAAGCCGCTTCCTTCACACTTCCTCTGCTGCACGATGGAAAATTCAACGGGGCCATCACAACGGCATTGCATCTTGACGAATTTGCTTTCCTGGCGCGCGACATTCTGCTTCCCGCCGGCACCGTTATTGTGATCACTGATCCGCAAGGCATCGTTTTGACACGTCAGCCCTTCCGGCCCGATACCGCCGGCAAGCCAGTGCCGGCGGCAACCATGGGCCGCAGCCTGTCCTTGCAGCAGCCGCATTTTTTGGAAGCGCAAGGGATCGACGGTATCCACCGCTTGTTCGCAGTCGTTCCCAGCCTCTTTGAGGGCAGGCCCTTCTTCTACGTCTACGTCGGGCTCGACAAATCCTTGCTTGCGAAGGCGGCCCGCAAGTCGCTGGCGACCAATCTTGGCGTGTTGGCGCTGATCGTTCTGCTTTCGTACGCCGGCACATGGCTGCTGAGCCGGCGCTTTCTCCTGCATCCCCTGCAGCGCATGATTGCGGCTGCACAAGGCGTGAGCGCCGGCGACCTGACGACCCGGACTGGGCTGAACCATGAAGCCGGGGATATCGGCGAGCTGGCCAGGCACTTCGATGCGATGGCCCACGCGCTAGAGGTACGGGAGCAAGCCAATCGCTCGGCCAGCCAGTACATCGAATACATCGCTCAACACGATCCTCTCACCAATCTGCCAAACCGCCGGCTGCTGGGCATTTCCCTGGAGCAGCAGATCGCCCGCATGAAAGCAGCCGGCCAGCCGCTGGCTGTCCTGTTCATCAACCTCGATCGCTTCAGGCTCATTAATGATTCGATGGGCCAGGCGGTTGGCGACCAGCTGCTGTTAACCGTGGCAATGCGCCTGGAAGACGGCGTGCCGCCCGAAAGCACGGTGGCGCATCTGGGTCGGGATGAATTCATCGGCATCATTCCCGGCGTTGGCGCACAGGAAGTCATGTCGGGCGGCGTCCAGGCGCTGGTCCGCCGGATGACCGAGCCGTTTTTCATTGACGGCGAACGCATCGAGATTGGCGCGACAGTCGGCGTGAGCCTCTTCCCCGAACATAATGAAGATGGGCCAACCCTGGTGCGCTTTGCTGAAGTGGCCATGCATGAAGCCAAGGAAAGTAGCACGCCGATACGCCTGTACTCCCCTGACATGGGGGCCATTGCCATCAAGCGCAGGGTGCTGGAAACCGAGTTGCGGCGGGCTTTGGCTAACCGCGAATTCCTGCTGGTCTACCAGCCCAAGGTCGACGCGCGGGGCAAGCACATTGTCGGCGCCGAGGCGCTGCTGCGCTGGCAGCATCCGGAAAAGGGCTTGCTGTCGCCCGCCGGCTATATCCGCCTGGCCGAGGAAATCCAGCTGATCGTGCCGATCGGCGAGTGGGTCTTGCGCACCGCGTGCTTGCAGAACAAGGCCTGGCAGGATGCGGGACTGCCGCCCATCCAGATCGCGGTCAATGTGTCGGCGCACCAATTCAAGGACCCGGCATTTGTCGACACGGTCAAACGCGCACTGGATGACAGCAAGCTCGATGCCCATTACCTGGAGCTGGAAATCACGGAAGGCGCCTTCCTGCACGGCAGCTGCGATGTGCTGCACGGATTGCGCCGCATGGGCATCATGCTGGCCATTGATGACTTCGGCACGGGTTATTCGAACCTGGGCTACCTGAAGGAACTGCCGGTCGACAAGCTCAAGATCGATCAATCCTTCATTCGCGATATCGTGCGCGATCCGAACGACGTGGCAGTCACGCGAGCGATCATCAATGTAGCCCAGAGTTTGAACTTGAAAGTGGTCGCCGAAGGCGTGGAAGATCGCCCCACCTTTGACATCCTCGAGCAACTGCACTGTGACGAGATCCAAGGCTATTACTGCGGCAAGCCTCAGCTACCTGAAGATTTCAGCGCATTGCTCCAAAGTGGCCATGCAGTGCCGCACGGGTGA
- a CDS encoding NAD(P)-dependent alcohol dehydrogenase: protein MLASTGYGATSASAPLGKIDFERRDPKPDDVQIDILYCGVCHSDLHTARNEWGNTVYPVVPGHEIVGRVTALGSQVTRFKEGDIVGVGCLVDSCLQCSACAEGLEQYCENGFVGTYNGEEMHTGGMTYGGYASNIVVRDKFVLKIPANLDPAGAAPLLCAGITTYSPLRQWRVGAGQKVGIVGLGGLGHMGVKIAHAMGAQVVLFTTSPGKREDAKRLGADAVVVSKNASEMTAHRNSFDFILNTVAAPHSLDPFFELLKRDGTMTLVGAPATPHPSPQVFNLIMKRRRLAGSLIGGIAETQQMLDFCGDHGIVSDIEMIRIQDINAAYERMLKSDVKYRFVIDMASLKQPG from the coding sequence ATGCTTGCCTCTACCGGATACGGCGCCACCAGCGCCAGCGCACCGCTCGGCAAAATCGATTTCGAGCGCCGCGACCCGAAACCCGACGATGTCCAGATCGATATCCTTTACTGCGGCGTTTGCCATTCCGACTTGCATACTGCGCGCAACGAATGGGGCAATACTGTGTATCCGGTCGTGCCGGGGCATGAAATTGTCGGCCGCGTCACGGCGCTCGGCAGCCAGGTCACGCGCTTCAAGGAAGGCGATATCGTCGGCGTCGGCTGCCTGGTGGATTCCTGCCTGCAATGCAGTGCCTGTGCAGAAGGCCTGGAGCAATATTGCGAAAACGGTTTCGTCGGTACCTATAACGGCGAGGAAATGCATACCGGCGGCATGACCTACGGCGGCTATGCCAGCAATATCGTCGTGCGCGACAAGTTCGTGCTGAAGATTCCCGCAAACCTCGACCCGGCGGGCGCCGCACCCCTGCTATGCGCCGGCATCACGACCTATTCACCCTTGCGGCAATGGCGTGTCGGCGCCGGTCAAAAAGTCGGCATCGTCGGACTCGGCGGCCTCGGCCACATGGGCGTCAAGATCGCGCATGCGATGGGGGCTCAGGTCGTGCTCTTCACCACGTCCCCTGGCAAGCGCGAGGACGCGAAACGACTGGGCGCCGATGCCGTGGTGGTGTCGAAGAATGCGAGCGAAATGACGGCGCACCGCAATTCCTTCGACTTCATCCTGAATACGGTGGCAGCGCCGCATTCGCTCGACCCCTTCTTTGAACTGCTCAAGCGCGATGGCACCATGACACTGGTCGGCGCACCGGCCACGCCGCACCCTTCCCCGCAAGTCTTCAACCTCATCATGAAGCGGCGCCGCCTGGCCGGATCGCTCATCGGCGGCATTGCAGAGACACAGCAAATGCTCGATTTCTGCGGCGATCACGGCATCGTTTCCGACATCGAGATGATCCGCATCCAGGACATCAACGCGGCCTACGAGCGCATGCTCAAGAGCGATGTGAAATACCGGTTTGTCATTGATATGGCTTCGCTCAAACAGCCAGGCTGA
- a CDS encoding EAL domain-containing protein, which translates to MNNKNKDKRPGFFNWIQSGILPFGLIATAILTSVIQSEIKDHNKVRFEVHSKEIVSRIEQELVRYTEVLRGVHSQFISSPKLSAESFEHAYKTLEISERLPAIQALGFSRRTENPQQAYGSRKAHPVSQRATTHDSERYLVEYAEPFIVNKLAIGFDQLSEPTRSEAMRQARDKGGLVATGPIRLLNPVDGNEGVIFFMPVFEDGNVPETIADRRKKIIGFVFLAVRINEALTTVLNPQVLKGFDVAISDIQGLKQTFEGEMSDRMIFKTSELVADGATRNSSSVYKEQYTLPFSGGLWHFEISADQKYFKSPESWMPLMTVASGILATLLLFFIVRHLQARHEQSLMQKLAAQSALMVRERAIEASANAIIVCRAQGPDYPVEYVNPAFERMTGYAPEDICGKSLRILHGSDYDQIGLREIRAAVSQRREGHAVLRNYRKNGSMFWTDVRLAPVKNDDGIVTHFVAAKYDVTESKKYQEELEFQATHDSLTGLPNRSLLQDRLERTVADARRDGRKFWVVFVDLDRFKYVNDTMGHSAGDILLQQVSERLKSVLRASDTVARHGGDEFILIIGARDNSELNASIIQRIMDELADPIKVNSQEFFVTSSIGIAVYPDDGTESESLIKHADVAMYRAKELGRNNYQFYSAELNHKALDRLKLEKDLRLALERDEFVLHYQPQISLDDGTLGGMEALIRWNHPNLGAVSPGRFISLAEETGLIVPIGYWVIESACRQNKIWQDAGFPKIRVAVNMSARQFAEKNLVDTIINILNATGLAPQYLEIELTEGMVMQNVEYAIGVLSALKQIGIHVSIDDFGTGYSSLAYLKRFPIDMLKIDQSFVRDIADDADDAAIVRAIISLSHSLRLKVIAEGVENEVQLNFLKSNHCDQVQGYYFSRPLPAQEMEKFLHSTWTVPVAG; encoded by the coding sequence ATGAACAATAAGAATAAAGATAAGCGACCGGGATTTTTCAACTGGATCCAATCGGGAATTCTACCATTTGGATTGATCGCAACGGCCATATTAACTTCAGTAATCCAGTCTGAAATCAAGGACCACAACAAAGTCAGGTTCGAAGTACATTCGAAGGAAATCGTCTCGCGCATTGAGCAGGAATTGGTCCGCTATACCGAAGTTTTGCGTGGCGTGCACTCTCAATTCATTTCAAGCCCCAAGCTTTCCGCCGAGTCATTTGAGCATGCATACAAGACGCTCGAAATCAGCGAACGGCTCCCCGCTATCCAGGCGCTGGGATTTAGCCGGCGAACGGAAAATCCCCAACAAGCCTATGGCAGTCGCAAGGCGCATCCGGTTAGCCAGCGCGCCACCACGCATGACAGCGAACGCTACCTCGTTGAATACGCTGAACCGTTCATTGTAAATAAACTTGCCATCGGCTTTGACCAGCTTAGCGAGCCAACGCGGAGCGAGGCAATGAGGCAAGCCCGCGATAAAGGTGGCCTGGTTGCCACTGGCCCAATCAGACTGCTCAACCCTGTAGATGGCAATGAGGGCGTGATTTTCTTTATGCCGGTATTTGAAGATGGCAACGTGCCGGAAACAATTGCAGACCGGCGAAAGAAGATTATTGGCTTTGTCTTTCTTGCGGTTCGAATTAATGAGGCGCTGACGACGGTATTGAATCCGCAAGTGCTTAAAGGCTTTGATGTCGCCATATCCGATATCCAGGGCTTGAAGCAGACGTTCGAAGGTGAAATGAGCGACCGGATGATCTTCAAAACCTCGGAGTTGGTGGCGGACGGGGCCACCAGGAATTCTTCGAGCGTCTATAAAGAACAATATACCTTGCCCTTCAGTGGCGGGCTATGGCACTTCGAGATTTCAGCGGATCAAAAATACTTTAAAAGCCCGGAATCCTGGATGCCTTTGATGACTGTCGCGAGCGGCATACTGGCAACCTTGTTACTGTTCTTTATTGTGCGCCACCTGCAGGCCCGGCACGAGCAATCACTCATGCAGAAGCTGGCGGCACAATCGGCGCTGATGGTGCGGGAGCGCGCCATTGAGGCCAGTGCAAATGCCATCATCGTTTGCCGTGCCCAGGGTCCGGATTATCCAGTCGAGTACGTCAACCCTGCTTTTGAGCGCATGACTGGCTATGCGCCAGAGGATATTTGTGGAAAGAGCTTAAGAATTCTCCATGGTAGTGATTATGACCAGATCGGCTTGCGTGAAATCCGTGCGGCGGTTAGCCAGCGACGAGAAGGGCATGCCGTTTTAAGGAATTATCGAAAAAATGGCTCAATGTTTTGGACAGATGTCCGGCTTGCGCCAGTTAAAAATGACGACGGGATCGTGACGCATTTTGTGGCAGCCAAGTATGACGTCACGGAAAGCAAGAAATACCAGGAAGAGCTGGAATTTCAAGCAACGCACGATTCGCTTACCGGCCTGCCCAATCGCTCACTTTTGCAGGACCGGCTGGAGCGCACCGTTGCCGATGCCAGGCGCGATGGACGAAAATTCTGGGTTGTCTTCGTTGATCTTGATCGCTTCAAATACGTCAATGACACCATGGGGCACTCTGCCGGAGACATCCTGCTTCAACAGGTTTCTGAGCGGCTGAAATCGGTATTGCGAGCATCGGATACGGTCGCGAGACACGGGGGCGATGAATTTATCCTGATTATCGGCGCCAGAGATAACAGTGAGTTAAACGCCAGCATCATTCAACGCATCATGGATGAATTGGCTGATCCGATAAAGGTGAATTCGCAAGAGTTCTTCGTCACGTCAAGCATTGGAATTGCTGTCTACCCAGACGATGGAACAGAGTCGGAATCCCTGATCAAGCATGCTGATGTTGCGATGTATCGTGCCAAGGAACTGGGTAGAAACAACTATCAATTTTATTCAGCCGAGCTCAACCACAAGGCACTCGATCGCCTGAAACTGGAAAAAGATCTACGTCTGGCGTTGGAGCGCGACGAATTCGTTTTGCATTACCAACCGCAGATAAGCCTGGACGACGGCACTCTCGGGGGCATGGAGGCCTTGATACGATGGAACCATCCGAACCTTGGTGCCGTTTCGCCAGGTCGGTTCATCAGCCTGGCGGAAGAAACCGGACTGATTGTCCCAATCGGTTATTGGGTCATCGAATCGGCTTGCCGGCAAAACAAAATTTGGCAAGACGCCGGGTTTCCCAAGATTCGCGTCGCAGTGAATATGTCGGCCAGACAGTTTGCCGAAAAAAACCTGGTCGACACAATCATCAACATCTTGAACGCAACCGGATTGGCGCCCCAGTACCTGGAAATTGAGCTCACCGAAGGTATGGTGATGCAAAACGTCGAGTATGCCATCGGCGTTCTATCTGCCCTCAAGCAAATTGGTATCCATGTGTCGATTGACGATTTCGGCACAGGCTATTCGAGCCTGGCGTATTTGAAGCGTTTTCCAATCGACATGCTGAAAATTGATCAATCGTTTGTGCGCGACATTGCGGATGATGCAGACGATGCCGCCATTGTCCGGGCGATTATTTCGCTATCTCACAGCTTGAGGCTCAAGGTCATTGCCGAAGGCGTGGAAAACGAAGTGCAGCTGAATTTCCTGAAATCTAACCACTGCGACCAAGTCCAGGGATACTATTTTTCCAGGCCGCTGCCAGCCCAGGAGATGGAAAAATTCCTGCATTCCACATGGACAGTGCCGGTTGCTGGATGA